In the Mesorhizobium sp. M1D.F.Ca.ET.043.01.1.1 genome, AGTTCGACCTCTTCGACGTGGCGGCGATCTTCGAGAAGACGCCTTATATCGCCGACCTCAAGCCCGGCGGCAAATATGTCGCCAAGGACATGTTCGAGGCCGGCGGCATTCCGCTCCTGATGAAGACGCTGCTCGATCACGGCTATCTGCACGGCGACTGCATGACGGTCACTGGCCGCACTTTGGCCGAAAACATGGAGCACGTTGCCTGGAATGACAGCCAGGATGTTGTGCGTCCCGCCAATCGGCCAATCACCAAGACGGGCGGCGTTGTGGGCTTGAAGGGCAACCTTGCCCCCGAAGGCGCGATCGTGAAGGTCGCCGGCATGTCGGAGCTGAAATTCTCAGGCCCGGCGCGCTGCTTCGATTCGGAAGAGGAGTGCTTCGAAGCGGTCACGCAGCGCAATTACCGGGAAGGCGAGGTTCTCGTCATCCGCTACGAGGGGCCGCGCGGCGGTCCGGGCATGCGCGAGATGCTGTCGACGACAGCGGCGCTCTACGGCCAGGGCATGGGCGGCAAGGTGGCGCTGATCACGGACGGGCGTTTTTCCGGTGCTACGCGTGGCTTCTGCATCGGCCATGTCGGGCCGGAGGCGGCGGTCGGCGGTCCGATCGGGCTCATCAAGAATGGCGACGTGATCTCAATCGATGCCGTGAAGGGCACGATCGAGGTAGCTCTGTCCGATGCCGAGCTGGCGGCACGGGCAAAGAGTTGGAAGGCGCGCAAGACCGACTATCAGTCCGGCGCGATCTGGAAATATGCGCAGACCGTAGGGTCGGCCCGCGACGGCGCGGTCACCCATCCGGGCGGTGCGAAAGAAACACACTGCTATGCGGACATTTGAGGTGTTGAGGTCGTCTGTCTTTTCGGCACTGGTCGCGGTTGCGACCTTGGGCGCCGTCGGGCAGGCCATGGCCTTCGACGACAAGGTGTTCGACGACAAGACCGGCGTGAAGCCGCAGTCGAGCCCGTGGGCGGTGTTCCAGTTCGGCTTCTCCGCCTACAAGAACGGCCACAAGGACCAGGCGGTCGAGGCCTACAAATATGCCGCCGAGAACGGCCAGATCGGCGCCACCTGGAAGCTTGCGCGCATGTATGCCGAAGGCGACGGCGTGGCACGCGACGACTATGCGGCTTTCAAGTTCTTCTCGGAGATCGTCGACCAGGATGTCGAGCCCGGCTCGCCGGAGGAAAGCTATGTCTCGGACGCGCTTGTCGCGCTCGGCGACTATCTGCGCAAAGGCATCCCGGGCAGCCCGGTCGAAGAAAACGAGGTTGCGGCGCAGGAATACTACATGCGCGCTGCCGCCAATTACCGCAACCCGAACGCCCAGTTTGAGATCGGCCAGATGTTCTTGAAGGGCGAGGGCGGCGTGAAGGCCAGCGTCAAGCAGGCCGGGCGCTGGCTGCAGTTGGCAGCCGAAAAAGGCCATGCCGGCGCGCAGGCGACGCTCGGCAATCTGTTGTTCCAGAGCGGCAAAGTCGTGCGCGGGCTGGCGATGATGACGGCCGCGCTCGAGCGCGCTCCGCCGGCCGACCAGCCCTGGATCCGCAGCATGCAGGAAGAGGCCTTCGCCGCCGCCGGCGAAGCCGACCGCCGCACGGCGATTTCGCTGGCCGACGACATCCTGACCAAAGGCAACAACGGCGACCAGTAGGCAGCGGCTGCCAATCTCCTCCTCAAGAGGAAGTCGCCGAGCCTAACCGCTACGCACTTTTCCTGGAATTGCTCTAGTTATCGGTCGGCTCTGTCGGCGCTGTGCTTGGGGGCGGCGTCGAGATCGATGTGGAGTGGAGTTTTGGGGTGTCCCCGGGCACTTGTCCTTGATCTTCGTCCAGGACGTGTTGTTGAGAACCATGTCGCAGCGGGCGAGGTGGCTTTCGCCGGCAACGGTCAGACAGGCCGTCTCACCGACCTTGAAGGATTTGCCGTTGGCAAGGCACTCCGGGGCCGCGAGCGCCGGCGCCGGCACGGCGAACGCCAGCGCAAGGCCAATCGGGCAAAGAACAGATCGGATCACCATCGAACCCCCGCAACAATCCGCATCCAACGCGCGATTTGTGGCGATATCAGGGATCGGCGAGGGTCGGTAAGCAGCGCCTTCAGGCCGGCTGCAGGTCGAGATCGATCGCCACCGGCACGTGGTCGGAGGGTTTTTCCCAGGCGCGCACGTGTTTCTCGACCGAGGCCGAGGAAAAGCGGTTGGCGGCTTCGGGCGACAGCAACAGATGGTCGATGCGGATGCCGTTGTTCTTCTGCCAGGCGCCGGCCTGATAGTCCCAGAAGGTATAGACATCGGACGAATCGGTGACGGCGCGAACGGCCTCGGTGAAGCCGAGGTTCTTCAGCCGTCGGAAGGCCTGCCTCGTCTGCGGTTGGAACAGCGCGTCGCCGAGCCAGTTCTCGGGGAACCTGGCGTCGGCGCGCTCGGGAATGACGTTGTAGTCGCCGGCCAGCACCAGCGCTTCCTCGAGCCTCAACCGTTCTTGCGCCCAGCGTTCGAGCCTCGCCATCCACGACAGCTTGTAGGAGAACTTCCTCTCGTCGTCGATCGGATTGCCGTTCGGCAGATAGAGCGAAGCGACGCGCAAGGACCCTTTGTCGGTCGAGAAGACGCCTTCGATGAAGCGCGCATGGTCATCGGCATCGTCGCCGGGCAAACCGCGATTGACTTCGTCGAAGGGCAGCTTCGACAGGAGCGCGACGCCGTTGAAGCTCTTCTGGCCGTTGGTCTCGACATTGTAGCCCAGCGCCTCGATCTCGGCGCGCGGGAACTGATCGTCGAGCGTCTTGATCTCCTGCAGGCAGACGATGTCCGGCGCGCTCTCGGTCAGCCAGTGGGTGAGGTTGCCGATGCGGGCGCGAACGCCGTTGATGTTCCAGGTGACGATCTTCATGCGGACCTCAATGTTCTTCCGGCGCTAGGCGCTCGACGAGGCCGATCGTATTGCCTGCCGGGTCCTTTAGGAAGGCCATCCATTCGCTTTCCCCCGCCGCACCGAACCGGCCCTCGGTGTCGCGATGGACGAGTGCCGGCGGTGCGGTGAAAGGAACGCCGGTCGCCTTCGCCTCGGCATGGAAAGCCTCGAGATCGGCAATGTCGAGATAGACGGTGCCGGGCGGTACGCCATCGGCAAAGAACAGCCGCACATCGCCGGCCATGATGAAGGCAATGCCCGGCGGATCGTAGCGCGCATGCACGCTCATGCCGAGCACGCCCTGCCAGAAGGCCAGCGTCGCATCGAGATCGCGCCCGGCCGACAGCGCGACCTGACGGACCGCGCCGATTGCAGGCATCGGAAATCAGATGGAGAAACTGGTGCCGCAGCCGCAGGAAGCGACGGCGTTGGGGTTCCTGATCTGGAACGACTGGCCCATCAGGTCGTCGACGAAGTCGATCACCGAGCCGCCCATATAGACCAGCGAGAGGTCGTCGATCAGGATCGTCGCGCCATCCTTCTCGATGGCGACGTCGCCGTCGTTCGCCCCTTCGACCAGATCGAACTTGTAGGAAAAGCCGGAGCAGCCGCCGCCTTCGACGGAAACGCGCAGAGCCGTCTTGCCCGGTTCGCCGGACAGGATCCTGGCGATCCGCTTCGCGGCCGCTTCGGTCATCTCGACCTTCATGGCAGTCTTGGCATCCGCGCCCATCGGCGTCACCTTGCTTTCGGTTTCCCATGATAGGTATGAAGCGGGCGGGGGCAAGTCAACTGGTGGGCGAATGGGCAAGGATGCTCTCGGCGATATCGGATTCGGCTACCGGCCGCGCGCCGTCTATGCGAGCGACCCGGCGCAGTCGCGCGGCCGGCTGTTCGACGAGCCGGAAAGTCCGACGCGCACGCCGTTCCAGCGCGACCGCGACCGCATCATCCATTCCACCGCCTTTCGCCGGCTGAAGCACAAGACGCAGGTGTTCGTCGCGCATGAGGGCGATCACTATCGCACCAGGCTGACGCATTCGATCGAGGTGGCGCAGATCGCGCGTGCCCTGGCGCGGGCGCTGCGCGGCGACGAGGATCTCGCCGAAGCGGTCGCCCTGGTCCATGATTTCGGCCACACGCCTTTCGGCCACACCGGCGAGGAGGCGCTTAACGAGAAAATGGCCGGCTGGGGCGGGTTCGACCACAATGCGCAGTCGCTGCGCGTCGTCACGCGCCTCGAGCGGCGCTATGCCGAATTCGACGGGCTGAACCTCACCTGGGAGACGCTGGAAGGGCTGGTCAAGCACAATGGGCCGCTGACCGACGACAGCGGAAGGGGCTTGAAGGGGCCCGTGCCGCAGGCGATCCGCGACTATTCCGAACTGCACGACCTCGAGCTCGACCGCTTCGCCGGCATCGAGGCGCAGTGCGCGGCAATCGCCGACGACATCGCCTACAACACGCATGACATAGACGATGGCCTGCGCGCCGGTTTCCTGACGCTCGACATGCTCGAGGACGTCGGCCTGCCGGGTTCGATCTTGAAGGGCGTGCGCGCCCGCTATCCGCAGCTCGACGACGTCCGCACCGGCCACGAGCTGATGCGCCGGCAGATCACATTGATGGTGGAGGACGTCATTGCATCGGCCAAGGCCAATATCGAGCGCCTCAAGCCGGACAACGCCGATGCGGTGAGGGCGGCGGGCGAGACGCTGGTGACCTTCTCCGCAGGCATGGCTGCAGCCGAAAAGGAACTGAAGGCTTTTCTCTACAAGCATCTCTACCGGCACGCCGAGGTGATGCGCGTACGCGCCGATGCCGAACAGATCGTCCGCGACCTGTTCGATGTCTATTTCGCCGACCCGCGTGCCATGCCGGACGGCTGGCGCGAAGGGCTCGACAGAGCCGAGGATCGCATCAAGGCGCGCAGCGTCGCCGATTTCCTGGCCGGCATGACCGACACCTACGCGCTGAAGGAGCACAGGCGTCTGTTTGACCATACGCCCGATTTGAGCTAGGGCGAGCCACGATTTTGCCGGCCAAGCAGCCGGTCGCCTCTTTAAAGCCCAGAGCACACCCAATGAATATCTTCGCCGATTTCAACGCGCGGATCGTAAAAGCTGTCGAAGCCCTTGATCTGAAAGACAAGGACGGCGGAGCGCTGGACCTATCGCGCATCGCGGTCGAGCCGCCGCGCGACGCGAGCCACGGCGACCTTGCCACCAATGCGGCGATGGTGCTGGCGAAGCCCACCGGCCAGAACCCGCGCGCTTTGGCGGAAAAGCTGGCCGAAGCGCTGCGCGCCGATACCGATATTGCGTCCGCCGACATTGCCGGGCCGGGCTTCGTCAATCTGAGGCTCAAGGACGGGTTCTGGCAGGCGCATCTGGCGGCGCTGCTCGGCGAGGGCCGCAACTATGGCCGCTCCATGATCGGCGGCGGCCGCAAGGCCAATGTCGAATATGTCTCGGCCAATCCGACCGGCCCGATGCATGTCGGTCATTGCCGCGGCGCCGTCGTCGGCGACACGCTGGCCAATCTGATGGCCTTCGCCGGCTACGACGTGACCAAGGAATACGTCATCAACGATGCCGGCTCGCAGATCGACGTGCTCGGCCGCTCGGCGATGCTGCGCTATCGCGAGGCGCTCGGCGAAGGCATTGGCGAGATCCCGCCCGGCCTCTATCCGGGCGACTATCTGATCCCCGTCGGCCAGTCGCTGGCCGAGGAGTTCGGCCTCGGCCTGCTGGAAATGCCGGAAGAGGAAGCGCTGGCAATCGTCAAGGACCGCACGGTCGGCGCGATGATGGCGATGATCCGCGAGGATCTGGCGCTGCTCAATGTGCATCACGACGTGTTCTTCTCCGAACGCACGCTGCATGCCGACAACGCCAAGAAGATCCGGGCGGCGATCGCCGACCTGACGCTCAAGGGGCATATCTACAAGGGCAAGCTGCCGCCGCCCAAGGGCGAGAAGCCGGACGACTGGGAAGATCGCGAGCAGACGCTGTTCCGGTCCACCGCGGTCGGCGACGACATGGACCGGGCGCTGGTGAAGTCGGACGGCTCGTTCACCTATTTCGCCGCCGACGTCGCCTATCTCAAGGACAAGGTCGAGCGCGGCTTCGTCGATCTCATCTACGTGCTCGGCGCCGACCATGGCGGCTACGTGAAGCGGCTTGAAGCGCTGGCGCGCGCGGTTGCCGGCGACACGGTCAAGCTGGCCGTTCTGCTGTGCCAGTTGGTGAAGCTGTTCCGTGACGGCGAGCCGGTCAGGATGTCGAAGCGGTCGGGAGATTTCGTCACGCTGCGCGACGTGGTGGAGGAGGTCGGCCGCGACCCGATCCGCTTCATGATGCTCTACCGCAAGAACGACGCGCCGCTCGATTTCGACTTCGCCAAGGTCACCGAGCAGTCGAAGGATAATCCCGTGTTTTATGTCCAATACGCCTCGGCGCGGTGCCATTCGGTGTTCCGGCAGGCAAGCGAGCAATTGGGCGAGGCGAATTTCGATCGCGACCGGCTTGTGGCTTCGGTCGCGTCGCTGACTGACGAGGGCGAGATCGGCCTCATCCGTAAGCTGGCTGAATATCCACGGCTGATTGAATCCGCGGCGCTTGCGCTGGAGCCGCACCGGCTGGCATTCTATCTCTACGATCTGGCGTCCAGCTTCCACGCACACTGGAATCGGGGCACCGACAACCCGGACTTACGTTTTGTTAAGGTTAACGACCCACAATTGACGTATGCCAGACTAGGGCTGGTGCAGGCTGTTTCGGATGTTTTGACTTCCGGCCTGACGCTGATAGGAGCTGATGCGCCTACCGAAATGCGTTAGGTTTGACTAAAAAACCTGTCACCTTTTGCCCACATTGCGCTGGTAAGGGCCAACCCTGCGCGACGTCCATGGCGTCCGACTGTGTGCGAGTTCGGGAACAATAATGGCAGACAGAACCCAGCTGAAAGCAGCCGCAAGCAACCACATCGCCGACGACGATCCGTTCGCGGAACTGACCCGGATCATGGGTTTCGACCCGCGTCAGCCGGTCAGGCCGCAGACGCCAGCGGCCGCAAAGGCTCCGCCCGCAAACCAGGCTGCGGAGGAGGCCGATTTCGACATCGACCTCGAAAAGGAGATGATGGGCGAATTCGACGCCGTCAAGGAAGACGCGCCGGCCATGCAGCACAAGCCGGCCAACTTTGCTCTCACCGACGATGAGATTGCCGCGTCCTTCGAGCGGGACTTTGTTTTTGACGACGCAGCGGATCATGCCCATTTTGCCACGCCCCATGCGCCGGAGCCGGTCGCCGACACGACCTCCGACGACAGGGACGATGATTCCGGCAGGGACGATGATTCCGGCAGGGCGGTCGTGAGTTCCCTGGAAGTCTCGCCGCTGCAGGATGACCTTTCCATCGACCGGGAAATGGCGGCCTCGCTGGATGAGGGCTTCCGGATCGACGATGATGCGGCCGACGCGAACCAGGGCGCCGCCGCGCCTGAGGTTGTCGAGGCCGCCGTCGCTGCGCCTGCGGCCGAAACGGCGTTCGATGCCGAATTCGACAACGCGGTCCAGATGTCGCTCGAGGACGAGCTTGCGTTCGACGACAGTGAGATCGAGCAGCCCGAAACCGCTGACGTTCAGCCGATCGAGGCTCACGCCGTTGCCGACCGGCCGATCGCCGACGAAGATTTCGACAGCCAGTCCGATGAGGCCCGGCTTGATCAGGCCGACGTCGACATGGATCACGATCAGCCGCAGGACCTGATCCTGGAACAGGAACTGTCGGTCGATGACAGTGAGCCGCAGGCGATCGAAGCGGCGCATGTCGCTGCCGATCACGAACCTGCCGCCGATCCGGAGCCCATGGCCGACCACGAAGCCGCGGCGGATCCGGTCCTCGAACACGATCTCGAGCTCAGCTTCCGTGACGCCCTGGCCGAGGAGCCGGAGGCTCCCGCTGTCGAACCTGAACCCGTCGCCGACCATGAGGCCGCGGCCGATCAGGTCCTTGAAGACGATTTCGAGCTCAACTTGGCCGACGCCGAGGAACCGGAAGTTCCCGCTGTCGAGCCTGTCGCCGCAGCCGAGCCGTCTTTCGAGGAGCCTGCTCAGGCCGTGACGGCTCCGGTTCCGCCAGTTGCGGCGGTCGAGCCGGCCAAGCCCGCCGCGACCGCTGGCGAGCGAAGCCTGGAAGACGAACTCAACGCGTTGCTCGGCGCCATGACCGCGCGACCCATTCCGGTTGCGCCGGCTCCGGTTGCTTCCATTCCGGTCGTTCAGGCCCCAGTCGCCCCGGCTCCGGTCGCCCCAGTTTCCGCTCCGGCACAGCAGCCGGCCAGCTACACGGGCGATCAGGCCGCTGCTGCCGATGATCTCGATTGGGATCTGGATGGGGACAAGCCTGAGCGCAACGAGCAGACCGACCAGCCTGCCGATGCCGATGTCGATACGCTGTTCGCCGGCGAACTCGACCGGCAGGGCTTCGAAGACTTCGCGGCTGAGCAGGACGCCGAACCGAGCATCGATTTCGATGATGAGGCTTTCGATGCGGCTTTCGCCAAGGGCATCGAGCAGGACCTGCCAGCGGCCGAGCCGTCCCGGTCGTGGAGCCGGGTGACCCCGGTCGCCGCGCCCGCGCAGGCGTCGTTCGCGCCGCAGCCGCCTACGGCCTCGGCGCCGCAAATGGCTGCTCCCGCCTATCGTGAGGAGCCGGCGGAGGACTACTTGGCCTACGCCAAACCGGCTTCGTCGCCGCAGATGGCGGCGCCGGCCTATCATGACGAGCCGGCGAAGGACTATTCCGCTTACGCCAAGCCAGCCGCGGCGCCGCAGCCCCGCCATCAGGAGGAAATGCCCGATGTCGAGACGGTCGACGTGCCGGAGCGCGTTGTGGCGCTGGCCGACGATCTCGATATCCCGGAGCTCAGCTTCGAGGAGGATCAGCCGGCGGCACCCGCCTACGAT is a window encoding:
- a CDS encoding deoxyguanosinetriphosphate triphosphohydrolase, whose product is MGKDALGDIGFGYRPRAVYASDPAQSRGRLFDEPESPTRTPFQRDRDRIIHSTAFRRLKHKTQVFVAHEGDHYRTRLTHSIEVAQIARALARALRGDEDLAEAVALVHDFGHTPFGHTGEEALNEKMAGWGGFDHNAQSLRVVTRLERRYAEFDGLNLTWETLEGLVKHNGPLTDDSGRGLKGPVPQAIRDYSELHDLELDRFAGIEAQCAAIADDIAYNTHDIDDGLRAGFLTLDMLEDVGLPGSILKGVRARYPQLDDVRTGHELMRRQITLMVEDVIASAKANIERLKPDNADAVRAAGETLVTFSAGMAAAEKELKAFLYKHLYRHAEVMRVRADAEQIVRDLFDVYFADPRAMPDGWREGLDRAEDRIKARSVADFLAGMTDTYALKEHRRLFDHTPDLS
- the argS gene encoding arginine--tRNA ligase, giving the protein MNIFADFNARIVKAVEALDLKDKDGGALDLSRIAVEPPRDASHGDLATNAAMVLAKPTGQNPRALAEKLAEALRADTDIASADIAGPGFVNLRLKDGFWQAHLAALLGEGRNYGRSMIGGGRKANVEYVSANPTGPMHVGHCRGAVVGDTLANLMAFAGYDVTKEYVINDAGSQIDVLGRSAMLRYREALGEGIGEIPPGLYPGDYLIPVGQSLAEEFGLGLLEMPEEEALAIVKDRTVGAMMAMIREDLALLNVHHDVFFSERTLHADNAKKIRAAIADLTLKGHIYKGKLPPPKGEKPDDWEDREQTLFRSTAVGDDMDRALVKSDGSFTYFAADVAYLKDKVERGFVDLIYVLGADHGGYVKRLEALARAVAGDTVKLAVLLCQLVKLFRDGEPVRMSKRSGDFVTLRDVVEEVGRDPIRFMMLYRKNDAPLDFDFAKVTEQSKDNPVFYVQYASARCHSVFRQASEQLGEANFDRDRLVASVASLTDEGEIGLIRKLAEYPRLIESAALALEPHRLAFYLYDLASSFHAHWNRGTDNPDLRFVKVNDPQLTYARLGLVQAVSDVLTSGLTLIGADAPTEMR
- a CDS encoding SPOR domain-containing protein; its protein translation is MADRTQLKAAASNHIADDDPFAELTRIMGFDPRQPVRPQTPAAAKAPPANQAAEEADFDIDLEKEMMGEFDAVKEDAPAMQHKPANFALTDDEIAASFERDFVFDDAADHAHFATPHAPEPVADTTSDDRDDDSGRDDDSGRAVVSSLEVSPLQDDLSIDREMAASLDEGFRIDDDAADANQGAAAPEVVEAAVAAPAAETAFDAEFDNAVQMSLEDELAFDDSEIEQPETADVQPIEAHAVADRPIADEDFDSQSDEARLDQADVDMDHDQPQDLILEQELSVDDSEPQAIEAAHVAADHEPAADPEPMADHEAAADPVLEHDLELSFRDALAEEPEAPAVEPEPVADHEAAADQVLEDDFELNLADAEEPEVPAVEPVAAAEPSFEEPAQAVTAPVPPVAAVEPAKPAATAGERSLEDELNALLGAMTARPIPVAPAPVASIPVVQAPVAPAPVAPVSAPAQQPASYTGDQAAAADDLDWDLDGDKPERNEQTDQPADADVDTLFAGELDRQGFEDFAAEQDAEPSIDFDDEAFDAAFAKGIEQDLPAAEPSRSWSRVTPVAAPAQASFAPQPPTASAPQMAAPAYREEPAEDYLAYAKPASSPQMAAPAYHDEPAKDYSAYAKPAAAPQPRHQEEMPDVETVDVPERVVALADDLDIPELSFEEDQPAAPAYDDLDAEFAGLLSEMNATEIAAAPVQSRGYDDDSYNAGFKTGYDRHELRAETPAAPAASSYAAAASAFDADDLPGSRPVSQADDFAADELDYDPELDEAMTVPGLAEREAAKPRSRNLMVAALVGAAVIAGGLGALAFSFGGKGGSEAPVIVKADNSPIKVKPENPGGTVVPNQDNKVYDAVAKGGTAKSTEPVQQKLVTNVEEPIDVASKEPPQSRIVDLSPDDTDAAPGTDAAASPKAAAPASDAAAPDAAAPAAAQAAAPAGTQPAAPAPKSEDRIAQVLQEADKGTSNDVVAVAPRKVKTMMVKPDGSLVPREDPAPAPQVAATEPADPAPQHVAAAGQGDAQPTGTVTPATDQAADQGADDQSDTAKPAVAAKPAAAPKAEAKAQSANTPAKVPVAPPRPSDQPVDIVGEVKPDKVASIDPAAAGGGSWSMQVASQPTVESAQSTYQDLQRRYGSVLSGRTANIVKAEIAGKGTFYRVRVPAQSRNDAINLCTSYKAAGGTCFVSR
- a CDS encoding VOC family protein; its protein translation is MPAIGAVRQVALSAGRDLDATLAFWQGVLGMSVHARYDPPGIAFIMAGDVRLFFADGVPPGTVYLDIADLEAFHAEAKATGVPFTAPPALVHRDTEGRFGAAGESEWMAFLKDPAGNTIGLVERLAPEEH
- the xth gene encoding exodeoxyribonuclease III; the encoded protein is MKIVTWNINGVRARIGNLTHWLTESAPDIVCLQEIKTLDDQFPRAEIEALGYNVETNGQKSFNGVALLSKLPFDEVNRGLPGDDADDHARFIEGVFSTDKGSLRVASLYLPNGNPIDDERKFSYKLSWMARLERWAQERLRLEEALVLAGDYNVIPERADARFPENWLGDALFQPQTRQAFRRLKNLGFTEAVRAVTDSSDVYTFWDYQAGAWQKNNGIRIDHLLLSPEAANRFSSASVEKHVRAWEKPSDHVPVAIDLDLQPA
- a CDS encoding tetratricopeptide repeat protein, with amino-acid sequence MRTFEVLRSSVFSALVAVATLGAVGQAMAFDDKVFDDKTGVKPQSSPWAVFQFGFSAYKNGHKDQAVEAYKYAAENGQIGATWKLARMYAEGDGVARDDYAAFKFFSEIVDQDVEPGSPEESYVSDALVALGDYLRKGIPGSPVEENEVAAQEYYMRAAANYRNPNAQFEIGQMFLKGEGGVKASVKQAGRWLQLAAEKGHAGAQATLGNLLFQSGKVVRGLAMMTAALERAPPADQPWIRSMQEEAFAAAGEADRRTAISLADDILTKGNNGDQ
- the erpA gene encoding iron-sulfur cluster insertion protein ErpA, yielding MGADAKTAMKVEMTEAAAKRIARILSGEPGKTALRVSVEGGGCSGFSYKFDLVEGANDGDVAIEKDGATILIDDLSLVYMGGSVIDFVDDLMGQSFQIRNPNAVASCGCGTSFSI